One window of Candidatus Tiamatella incendiivivens genomic DNA carries:
- a CDS encoding acyl-CoA dehydrogenase family protein, with the protein MVFDHLDPQLPVIRNMVREFAEKYIDPVARKIDEENIIPQDILRSLGEMGFTSMRVPEEYGGPGFTLLQAAVAAEELSRVSSGVGILATVSGDMVAYPIVEYASPDIKEKYLARLAKGGVGAFGLTEPCCGSDAASLTTKAVREGDEYVITGRKTFITNGVYADFFLVAARTGKPEERYRGISLFAVDRSDCVEVSKLDMMGYRGSGTSEILFNECRVPKENMIGREGDGFKIAMMALNEGRIVTASTGLGVAQAAFEDALKYTKTRTSMGVPLIDHQMVASHVADMSLKLEAVRSMIYSAAWKADQGDPDYIRLASMAKYSAAKWGTDIVRMALQVHGGFGYSRESRVERLYRDIKMIEIGDGTNEIQKLVIVRALTGKIRPYKP; encoded by the coding sequence TTGGTATTCGATCATCTAGATCCTCAGTTACCGGTTATAAGAAATATGGTCAGGGAATTTGCTGAGAAATACATTGACCCTGTTGCAAGGAAGATTGATGAGGAAAATATTATCCCACAAGATATCCTAAGAAGTTTAGGTGAAATGGGTTTTACATCAATGAGAGTTCCAGAGGAATATGGTGGCCCAGGGTTTACATTGCTTCAGGCAGCAGTAGCTGCAGAGGAATTGAGTCGGGTAAGTAGTGGTGTAGGGATACTGGCAACAGTATCCGGAGACATGGTAGCTTATCCTATAGTAGAATATGCATCACCTGATATCAAAGAGAAATATCTGGCACGACTGGCAAAAGGAGGAGTTGGTGCATTTGGGCTCACTGAACCATGCTGCGGTAGTGATGCAGCATCCCTTACGACAAAAGCAGTTAGAGAAGGAGATGAATATGTTATTACGGGGAGAAAAACATTCATAACAAACGGTGTTTATGCTGATTTCTTCCTGGTAGCAGCAAGAACAGGAAAACCTGAGGAAAGATATAGGGGTATATCACTATTTGCGGTTGATCGTTCAGACTGCGTCGAAGTCTCGAAGCTAGATATGATGGGCTACCGAGGTTCTGGAACTAGTGAAATTCTCTTCAACGAGTGTAGGGTTCCTAAAGAGAATATGATTGGGAGGGAAGGAGACGGATTCAAGATAGCTATGATGGCTTTAAATGAAGGCAGAATCGTGACAGCGTCTACCGGGTTAGGTGTAGCTCAAGCTGCTTTCGAGGATGCCTTAAAATATACTAAAACTAGGACCAGTATGGGTGTCCCACTAATAGATCATCAAATGGTAGCTTCTCATGTAGCAGATATGTCACTTAAACTTGAAGCAGTCCGAAGCATGATATATTCAGCTGCATGGAAAGCTGATCAGGGAGATCCTGACTATATCAGGTTAGCCAGTATGGCTAAATACTCGGCTGCTAAATGGGGGACCGATATAGTTAGAATGGCTTTACAGGTTCACGGAGGATTCGGCTATAGTAGGGAATCCAGGGTCGAGAGACTATATAGGGACATAAAGATGATTGAAATAGGAGATGGAACTAATGAAATTCAGAAGCTTGTGATAGTTAGAGCATTAACAGGGAAAATC
- a CDS encoding TIGR04013 family B12-binding domain/radical SAM domain-containing protein yields the protein MKIAFLYRFLEESRYSLAQLRAVLEKKLLERGIPLVTKSYRNPGLMVSDALRFVEKGYIVFIAYSLLTTILPELLDEIKWVVESVRNKNIHLIAGGSHPTGDPLGTLKLGFETIFHGEAEESLPEYLVSFAQKEDYLKVRGIVTRVGNSPIYTGKQGKVDLNSNPPFPYWEGIFAPIEITRGCIWGCRYCEVPYMHGAVIRHRMPGNILHYAKIFWSSGRKDLRFITPNAFSYGSQGKDVDIGKLCSLLYRLKEESRLYSGRIFMGSFPSEIRPEHAIIGDAVKCLRNTVSNKNVIIGAQSGSLRVLKILNRGHDVDAIVGAVEKLNKQGFSVDVDFIYALPFEEEDDLQDTLHLTERLALDFNARIHAHYFLPLPGTPLEGYNPRDPPQWFMKRLMKLVGRGKLFGDWLKQKEISRRIVELRSNGVIIGLKGWKIIRRL from the coding sequence TTGAAGATAGCTTTTCTATACAGGTTCCTCGAAGAGTCGAGGTATAGCCTTGCACAATTACGAGCAGTTTTAGAAAAGAAATTACTAGAAAGAGGGATTCCATTAGTCACTAAATCCTATAGAAATCCGGGTTTAATGGTTTCGGACGCTTTGCGGTTTGTTGAGAAAGGTTACATAGTGTTCATAGCCTATAGCCTCTTGACAACAATCCTTCCAGAATTATTAGATGAAATTAAATGGGTAGTTGAATCAGTTAGAAATAAGAATATACATCTTATAGCAGGAGGATCTCACCCGACAGGCGATCCTCTAGGTACCCTTAAACTCGGTTTTGAAACGATTTTCCATGGCGAGGCCGAGGAAAGCCTACCGGAGTATCTGGTCAGTTTTGCACAAAAAGAAGATTACTTGAAGGTTAGAGGTATAGTAACAAGGGTTGGCAATAGTCCAATCTACACTGGTAAACAAGGTAAAGTTGATCTAAATAGTAATCCACCATTCCCCTATTGGGAGGGAATATTTGCTCCCATAGAAATAACAAGAGGATGCATTTGGGGTTGCAGGTACTGTGAAGTCCCCTATATGCATGGAGCAGTAATCAGGCACAGGATGCCTGGTAACATATTGCACTACGCTAAAATATTCTGGTCAAGTGGACGGAAAGATTTACGGTTTATAACCCCCAACGCGTTCTCATATGGTTCCCAGGGCAAGGATGTGGACATAGGTAAGTTATGCAGTCTACTTTACAGATTAAAGGAGGAAAGTAGGTTGTATTCAGGACGAATATTTATGGGTTCATTTCCCAGCGAAATCAGGCCGGAGCATGCTATTATAGGAGACGCTGTCAAATGCCTTCGAAATACTGTGTCCAATAAAAACGTGATAATAGGGGCACAATCTGGATCATTGAGGGTTCTAAAAATACTTAACAGAGGACACGATGTTGATGCAATCGTTGGAGCTGTCGAGAAGTTGAATAAACAAGGCTTCAGTGTTGATGTAGACTTTATATACGCACTGCCTTTCGAAGAGGAAGATGACCTACAAGACACGCTCCATTTAACGGAGAGACTTGCCTTGGATTTCAATGCTAGAATACATGCTCACTATTTCTTGCCCCTTCCGGGAACTCCACTCGAAGGGTATAATCCTAGGGATCCGCCTCAGTGGTTTATGAAAAGATTAATGAAGCTGGTAGGTAGGGGTAAGCTGTTTGGTGATTGGTTAAAACAGAAAGAGATCAGTAGGAGAATCGTTGAACTAAGGAGTAACGGTGTTATAATAGGCCTGAAGGGGTGGAAGATAATTAGAAGACTTTGA
- a CDS encoding AsnC family transcriptional regulator: MGGRKTREIYDRLSYSFIEIIEKIQETQGLPTITGLAEDMGLHVSTLWRRIKTLHDYDVAFTADINYTGLGIKRLVVYSKRTLKGGFNELPYLEYLIPLIPRGTILQFEVTQDKINYLLNNLSFKVPRDSEVYIFDYYYHSKPNLRAFYDIMERKVKPRWDYLLDSIRAAEFHRVPLPKRNVKYDEIDLFILEQLQGNPFISMREIAKKLQEAVASKKWAIQPIYSNVTYSRVRRHFVNHIVGKGMVTGVHIKLKHPHNNMELIAMYSTEDGIAHKVTSAFSEHPYTRYGLVSNEGDRGLVRISVPAMYIRGLLDILDKLLGANIIREWDAFIIDSYHVTEKKVSFKNYI, from the coding sequence ATGGGAGGGAGGAAAACAAGAGAGATCTATGATAGACTATCTTATAGTTTCATTGAGATTATTGAAAAAATCCAGGAAACACAAGGACTACCCACAATTACAGGGTTAGCAGAGGATATGGGACTTCACGTATCCACACTGTGGAGAAGAATAAAGACGTTGCACGACTATGATGTTGCGTTTACCGCTGACATCAACTACACTGGATTGGGTATTAAGAGATTAGTCGTATATTCCAAGCGCACTCTAAAGGGAGGATTCAACGAGCTACCGTATTTAGAATACTTGATACCTTTGATCCCCAGGGGTACTATACTTCAGTTTGAGGTTACCCAGGATAAGATAAATTACCTTCTGAATAATCTATCATTTAAAGTTCCACGAGATTCTGAGGTGTATATCTTTGATTACTATTATCACTCAAAGCCTAACTTAAGAGCATTCTATGATATTATGGAAAGGAAGGTAAAACCTAGATGGGATTATCTGCTCGACTCGATAAGGGCAGCAGAATTTCATAGAGTTCCTTTACCTAAAAGAAATGTCAAATATGATGAAATAGATTTATTTATACTTGAACAACTCCAGGGTAACCCATTCATTTCTATGAGAGAGATAGCTAAGAAGCTCCAGGAGGCGGTTGCATCAAAGAAATGGGCCATACAGCCTATATACTCTAATGTAACCTACAGCCGAGTTAGGAGGCACTTTGTTAACCATATAGTTGGAAAAGGTATGGTAACCGGTGTCCACATAAAACTAAAGCATCCGCATAATAACATGGAATTGATAGCCATGTACTCGACTGAGGATGGAATAGCGCACAAGGTAACATCCGCATTTTCTGAGCATCCGTATACAAGGTATGGGCTAGTAAGCAATGAAGGTGATAGAGGACTCGTAAGAATATCAGTCCCAGCAATGTATATTAGAGGCCTTCTCGATATTCTGGACAAACTTTTAGGAGCTAATATTATTAGGGAATGGGACGCGTTCATAATAGATAGTTACCATGTTACAGAGAAGAAGGTATCATTCAAAAATTACATATAA
- a CDS encoding radical SAM protein: protein MDKVLIVDLYTDEPSGLGVSPYIDTYPRYLAGAIWHHNGANTAIHYVTADEFRNPNWLSRANNYDIVFLVGGITVPGRYLDGNPPSLREITRWVRLLKKPLKILGGPASKFGMGLKGGEVARLTRDLEKAGIDIFVTGDLDEYVRELIEHGVEKAAPWRTRKDYDYVDIYAVKGARIVRMHRRLGHGLIAEIESYRGCPRWIAGGCSFCIEPLYGKPLQRNTYSIVKEIEALYQYGVIDFRIGRQADFYVIGSRDLGNTEWPKPNPTAIHTLLRSIRINTPELRTLHIDNVNPGTIVRYPKESIEITKTIIRYHTSGDVAALGIETADPKVARINNLNITSEEAIRAIEILSKYGSTRDTNGVPHLLPGINFVLGLPGESRTTMRVNKEFLMRILEEGYLVRRINVRRLMVIPGTRVSKLKPRIQGKWSDRHSAFIRWIRGYFDREMLGRAFPPSVIIRNVYVEEHKSGYSLARPPGSYPPTVKIKGNLPFYSMVDVVITGVASSRSLKGESLGELF from the coding sequence ATGGACAAGGTTCTAATAGTAGATCTATACACAGATGAACCCTCTGGATTAGGCGTATCGCCTTATATAGACACATATCCTAGATATCTAGCTGGGGCCATATGGCATCATAATGGTGCTAATACAGCAATTCACTATGTAACTGCGGATGAGTTTAGAAACCCTAACTGGCTAAGTCGGGCCAATAACTATGACATAGTATTCTTAGTAGGAGGGATAACAGTCCCGGGACGCTATCTAGATGGTAATCCCCCGTCTCTTAGAGAGATCACAAGGTGGGTTAGGCTGTTAAAGAAACCACTGAAGATCCTAGGAGGTCCTGCATCAAAGTTCGGTATGGGGCTAAAGGGTGGAGAGGTAGCACGGCTAACTAGAGACCTTGAGAAAGCTGGAATAGATATTTTTGTAACTGGAGACTTAGATGAGTATGTCCGAGAACTTATAGAGCACGGGGTAGAGAAAGCTGCTCCCTGGAGAACTAGGAAGGACTATGACTATGTGGATATATATGCTGTTAAGGGAGCTAGGATTGTGAGAATGCACAGGAGGCTGGGTCACGGACTTATAGCTGAGATAGAATCATATCGCGGATGTCCGAGATGGATAGCAGGTGGTTGTAGCTTTTGTATTGAGCCTCTATATGGGAAGCCGTTGCAAAGAAACACGTATAGTATAGTTAAGGAAATTGAAGCATTATACCAATATGGGGTTATAGACTTCAGAATAGGGAGACAGGCAGACTTCTATGTTATAGGCTCTCGAGACTTGGGTAATACTGAATGGCCTAAACCTAATCCTACAGCTATTCATACTCTATTAAGGAGTATACGAATTAATACGCCTGAGTTGCGGACTTTACATATTGATAACGTGAATCCCGGTACAATAGTAAGGTACCCCAAAGAATCTATCGAGATTACCAAGACAATAATTAGGTATCATACGTCAGGAGATGTCGCTGCACTTGGAATAGAGACTGCGGATCCCAAGGTAGCTAGGATCAATAACTTGAATATAACATCTGAGGAGGCTATTCGTGCTATTGAGATTCTAAGCAAGTATGGATCGACTAGAGATACAAATGGTGTCCCTCATTTACTTCCAGGTATAAATTTCGTACTAGGACTTCCCGGTGAGAGCAGGACTACTATGAGAGTAAACAAGGAATTTCTTATGAGAATCTTAGAGGAAGGCTATCTGGTTAGGAGGATAAATGTGAGGCGTTTGATGGTCATTCCAGGTACAAGAGTATCCAAACTCAAACCTAGGATCCAAGGGAAATGGAGTGATAGACACTCGGCTTTCATTAGGTGGATTAGAGGTTATTTTGATAGAGAAATGCTTGGGAGAGCTTTCCCCCCGAGTGTAATAATTCGAAATGTGTACGTTGAGGAACATAAGTCTGGTTATAGTTTGGCAAGGCCTCCTGGAAGTTACCCTCCGACAGTAAAAATCAAGGGAAATTTGCCTTTCTATTCTATGGTCGATGTAGTTATTACAGGGGTGGCTTCTTCAAGGTCTCTCAAAGGCGAATCATTAGGTGAATTATTTTAA
- a CDS encoding DUF402 domain-containing protein — MSDLSEVLKSRISRPYTELPPHVTLKTDLEKRDEILVVGYPWESGKAVEETIAGNFRFSTVRRGRYGINTVVAAKSLGDCKALLPGGDVGILKRISECPNRGEELIVSIIKEKLSPQDTIILSSDIRIIGMYAILIYPGQGISFSEHIRDEDKKLELAELASHVVDISSFHIRFRSSSHIASTNNIEQELRNLVQEKEDLQSQSVSIGTGIIRRGEYISIITLSQPDKRSADTLRAETTPTITFHHTLKAGGRLFSDLVDYAEHLLIDMNLDSIKLGYSTLNYAVQTIRGRIIGIKHLKPDGDLYNLPPGRVESVELKPNKPPVVVLKRFFKTRGTLDGLNVEKRPGDYDIMRIDMSAWRIIHEYYTSSGDPLGMYVNINTPPEIEENSIKYVDLYVDVVLKPGRDPEIIDQDQLDKAYQELLVNRELYEQALKEAKKAYSMLNQIPL, encoded by the coding sequence ATGTCTGATCTAAGCGAAGTTCTAAAATCAAGAATATCCAGACCCTACACGGAATTACCGCCTCATGTAACTCTGAAAACCGATTTAGAAAAACGTGATGAGATCCTTGTAGTAGGATATCCTTGGGAGTCAGGTAAGGCAGTAGAAGAGACTATCGCAGGAAACTTCCGGTTTTCAACGGTTAGAAGGGGGCGTTACGGTATAAACACTGTAGTCGCAGCGAAAAGTCTAGGTGATTGTAAAGCATTATTGCCAGGTGGGGATGTAGGTATCTTAAAAAGAATTAGTGAGTGCCCGAATCGGGGTGAAGAGCTTATAGTTAGTATAATTAAAGAGAAACTCTCTCCCCAGGATACTATCATTCTCTCGAGTGATATAAGAATAATAGGTATGTATGCTATCCTGATTTATCCAGGTCAGGGCATCTCTTTTAGCGAACATATCCGAGATGAGGACAAGAAACTAGAGTTAGCCGAGCTCGCGTCCCATGTAGTTGATATTTCTAGTTTTCATATAAGGTTCCGCAGTAGCTCTCATATTGCGTCAACAAATAATATTGAACAAGAGTTAAGGAATCTTGTACAAGAGAAGGAAGATCTTCAAAGCCAAAGTGTTTCTATTGGAACGGGGATCATAAGAAGAGGAGAGTACATCTCGATCATAACCCTTTCTCAACCAGATAAAAGGTCGGCGGATACATTAAGAGCTGAAACAACACCCACAATAACTTTTCATCATACCCTCAAAGCGGGCGGTCGATTATTTAGCGATTTAGTGGATTATGCCGAGCATCTACTCATAGACATGAATTTAGATTCTATTAAACTAGGATACTCAACGCTTAACTATGCTGTGCAAACAATTAGAGGCAGAATTATCGGCATCAAGCATCTTAAACCGGATGGTGATCTCTACAATCTTCCACCCGGTAGAGTAGAATCAGTGGAATTAAAGCCGAATAAGCCTCCAGTAGTAGTTTTGAAGAGATTTTTTAAGACTCGTGGGACACTGGACGGCTTAAATGTCGAGAAGAGGCCAGGAGACTATGATATCATGAGGATAGATATGTCGGCTTGGAGGATTATACATGAATATTATACTTCATCAGGGGATCCTCTAGGGATGTACGTAAATATTAATACTCCCCCTGAGATTGAAGAGAACAGTATTAAGTACGTTGATTTGTATGTGGATGTAGTATTGAAGCCTGGAAGGGATCCTGAAATAATAGATCAAGACCAGCTTGATAAAGCGTATCAGGAACTCCTTGTAAACAGAGAACTCTATGAACAAGCGTTGAAAGAAGCTAAGAAAGCTTATTCAATGCTGAATCAGATACCTTTATGA
- a CDS encoding UPF0147 family protein: MAAVAPTDNEAKIRYVLGILMGIVNDANIPRNIRRAASEAIKYLRDSSLSPGVRAANAVSALEEVSQDPNMPIHARTRIWNAITVLETIKD; the protein is encoded by the coding sequence ATGGCAGCAGTTGCACCTACCGATAATGAGGCGAAAATAAGGTATGTGCTAGGCATACTCATGGGAATAGTAAATGACGCTAATATTCCCAGGAATATTAGGAGAGCGGCTTCTGAAGCCATAAAATATCTAAGGGATTCCTCGCTTTCCCCTGGTGTTAGAGCGGCAAACGCGGTAAGCGCGCTCGAGGAGGTAAGCCAAGATCCTAACATGCCTATTCATGCTAGAACTAGAATTTGGAATGCCATTACTGTACTTGAAACAATAAAGGATTAA
- the gcvH gene encoding glycine cleavage system protein GcvH: MTDSIVVEGYEILRDRLYSKTHEWIKIEGDTGITGITDYAQKELQDITYVELPDVGIQVSQGEEISTVESVKHTSPIYSPASGEIIEVNERLEDEPDIINKDPYREGWIFKIKLSSSDETKNLLSPEAYADLVRSEKEG; encoded by the coding sequence ATGACGGACTCTATTGTTGTTGAAGGCTATGAAATTCTCAGGGATAGATTATATTCGAAAACTCATGAATGGATCAAAATAGAAGGAGACACTGGTATAACCGGAATAACTGACTATGCCCAGAAAGAACTACAAGACATCACATATGTAGAACTCCCCGATGTAGGAATTCAAGTTAGTCAGGGAGAAGAAATATCAACAGTTGAAAGTGTAAAACATACATCACCAATATATTCTCCTGCCTCGGGGGAGATCATCGAGGTAAACGAACGATTAGAGGATGAGCCTGACATAATAAACAAAGATCCCTATAGAGAAGGATGGATATTTAAGATAAAACTATCAAGTTCCGATGAGACTAAGAATCTCCTTTCTCCCGAGGCCTACGCTGATCTCGTTCGCTCTGAGAAGGAGGGTTAA
- the gcvT gene encoding glycine cleavage system aminomethyltransferase GcvT, with protein sequence MVIQHPHRGLHISLRAKMGEFGGWEAPISYSSVKDEHMAVRAKAGVFDLTHMGRILVEGEKASEFLSKMVPKKIGKAATGTMPGPTALLNESAGIIDDIMPYKISESKWLLAVNAPNREEDISWLKRWKDELNYSDLVIEDYTFKYSLIALQGPEAGKILEKLGGIQLTRIKPLTFMQNLTIAGRNVWIASRSGWTGEDGFEFIADPKNTEGLFRTLVEAGAKPCGLGARDSLRMEVGFVLAGEDIDKNITPIDARYWLVFDYDKTSCIGCNALQEALMNGARKVRVGIRFKKKDRRIPRNGYKIYIPGSNKIIGTVTSGSYSPILDRGIGQAYVDPSHALFRMKVEVEIRGKRVKAKIVDFPFIRK encoded by the coding sequence TTGGTAATCCAACATCCGCATAGAGGCCTTCACATCTCTCTTAGAGCTAAAATGGGAGAATTCGGTGGTTGGGAAGCACCTATCTCCTATTCTAGTGTGAAAGACGAGCATATGGCTGTTAGAGCGAAAGCAGGTGTTTTCGATTTAACCCATATGGGAAGAATACTTGTTGAGGGAGAGAAAGCTTCAGAATTCCTATCCAAGATGGTTCCCAAGAAAATAGGGAAAGCTGCTACGGGAACAATGCCAGGTCCTACAGCACTTCTAAATGAAAGTGCAGGAATTATTGATGATATTATGCCTTACAAAATAAGTGAGAGCAAATGGTTACTTGCCGTAAACGCGCCTAACCGCGAGGAAGACATTTCCTGGCTTAAAAGATGGAAGGACGAGTTGAATTATAGCGACCTAGTTATAGAAGACTATACATTCAAGTATTCTCTAATTGCTCTCCAAGGACCTGAAGCAGGTAAAATACTCGAGAAGCTAGGGGGAATCCAGCTAACTCGGATAAAACCACTTACATTTATGCAAAATCTGACTATTGCAGGCAGGAATGTGTGGATTGCAAGTAGAAGCGGATGGACTGGTGAAGACGGTTTCGAGTTTATAGCAGACCCCAAGAACACGGAAGGCCTGTTTAGAACATTAGTTGAAGCAGGTGCAAAACCATGTGGTTTAGGTGCCAGGGATAGTTTGAGAATGGAAGTGGGTTTCGTGTTGGCAGGTGAAGATATTGATAAAAATATAACACCCATAGATGCTAGATATTGGCTGGTATTTGACTATGACAAAACAAGCTGCATTGGATGTAATGCTCTCCAAGAAGCTTTAATGAATGGTGCTAGAAAAGTTAGGGTCGGTATACGATTCAAGAAGAAAGATAGGCGAATTCCTCGTAACGGCTACAAGATATATATTCCAGGTAGTAATAAAATCATAGGCACCGTGACTAGCGGATCATACAGTCCTATACTTGATAGAGGAATAGGACAAGCATATGTTGATCCCTCTCACGCCTTGTTTAGGATGAAAGTTGAAGTAGAAATACGTGGCAAGCGAGTTAAAGCTAAAATAGTTGATTTCCCGTTCATAAGAAAGTAG